A window of the Arachis duranensis cultivar V14167 chromosome 5, aradu.V14167.gnm2.J7QH, whole genome shotgun sequence genome harbors these coding sequences:
- the LOC107486986 gene encoding cytochrome P450 89A2-like yields the protein MGFCFYLLASICMYIIFQAFLSIIRNKRLPPSPPTIPFFGNIFWLLKSSRNFADLEPVLRSLRSKYGDLVTIYIGSKPSIFITSHEAAHRALVKSGNVFASRPMALETIQIFFPNQYSVTTSPYGPIWRMLRQNFMQVVQPSRLKSYSICRKCALSEFKKHVLNDIKVGNKMVPIQDYINYTIDVLLSYMCFGERFDEETIKNIQRVQYNVIHNFIRFNVLNFVPMLNKIVFRGLWNEVMEIRHNRTCMLLPIIKARHEKIKANKVGGESLQFEAYVDTLFDMKIPECGNMLTDEELVSLCSEFILGGTDTTATTWLWAMANIIKCQDIQEKLFDEIKKVVKSEEDIEEEHLKRMPYLEAVVLETLRRHPPGHFILPRAVIEDTIMDGYVIPKDAIVNFLVAEIGWDPNVWEDPMEFKPERFLRYGKGEDKFDIKGFREIKMMPFGAGRRICPAIDMAILHLKYFVANLVRDFKWTLEDGCEVDMSEKQTFTVVMKNPLRPCVSLRFA from the coding sequence atgggCTTTTGTTTTTATCTCCTAGCTTCAATTTGTATGTACATTATTTTCCAAGCATTTCTGAGTATCATTCGAAACAAAAGACTTCCACCAAGCCCTCCAACCATACCTTTCTTCGGTAACATTTTTTGGCTTCTCAAATCATCAAGGAACTTTGCTGATCTTGAACCTGTTCTTCGTTCCTTGCGTTCCAAGTATGGTGACCTTGTCACCATTTACATTGGTTCAAAACCTTCCATTTTCATAACATCCCATGAAGCTGCTCATCGAGCACTTGTTAAATCCGGCAATGTCTTTGCAAGTCGTCCCATGGCTCTTGAAACCATTCAAATCTTCTTCCCAAACCAATATAGTGTTACCACTTCCCCTTATGGTCCAATTTGGAGAATGTTGCGCCAGAATTTCATGCAAGTGGTTCAACCTTCTCGCTTGAAATCATACTCTATTTGTCGTAAGTGTGCACTAAGTGAATTCAAGAAACATGTTTTAAATGATATTAAAGTTGGTAACAAAATGGTGCCAATTCAGGACTATATTAACTATACAATAGATGTTCTGCTATCGTATATGTGTTTTGGAGAGAGATTTGATGAGGAAACCATCAAGAATATTCAAAGAGTGCAATACAATGTCATTCATAATTTCATTAGGTTTAATGTTCTGAATTTTGTACCAATGTTGAACAAGATTGTGTTTAGAGGACTATGGAATGAAGTCATGGAAATTCGTCACAATAGAACATGCATGTTGCTCCCAATCATAAAAGCACGCCATGAGAAAATCAAAGCCAATAAGGTTGGTGGTGAATCATTACAGTTTGAGGCTTATGTTGATACTCTCTTTGATATGAAAATCCCAGAATGTGGGAACATGTTAACTGATGAAGAGTTGGTGAGTTTGTGCTCTGAGTTTATACTTGGCGGCACCGACACAACGGCTACAACATGGTTATGGGCAATGGCCAACATAATCAAGTGCCAAGACATACAAGAGAAGTTGTTTGATGAGATTAAGAAAGTTGTCAAGTCTGAGGAAGATATTGAAGAGGAACATCTTAAAAGGATGCCTTATTTAGAGGCTGTGGTGTTAGAGACATTGAGAAGACATCCACCAGGTCATTTTATATTGCCGAGGGCAGTGATAGAAGACACTATTATGGATGGTTATGTGATACCCAAAGATGCAattgttaattttcttgttGCTGAAATAGGGTGGGATCCAAATGTGTGGGAAGATCCAATGGAGTTTAAGCCTGAAAGGTTTTTGAGGTATGGTAAAGGAGAGGATAAATTTGACATAAAAGGGTTTAGAGAGATTAAGATGATGCCTTTTGGTGCTGGGAGAAGAATTTGTCCTGCCATTGATATGGCAATACTTCACCTTAAGTACTTTGTGGCAAATTTGGTAAG